In Ilumatobacter fluminis, the following proteins share a genomic window:
- a CDS encoding ABC transporter permease, whose amino-acid sequence MKAMIIKEFRELVRDRRTLAMLVVLPLLLLVIFGYAANFTVSSVDTAVVGPQAEQVAGQLPDYFDVTTVEVDDTESDAEEMLVDNDVDVAIVTGEMPATALVDGSNLFAAQSSVAVLSQAGDNVTIDILFNPDLTTSWVMVPAIIGLILTFIGTIITSIGLVREREAGTLEQLAVMPIRPSTVIFGKISPYFLLAGLDMIVVTVLGVLLFDVPFVGNVALFAIGAAIFLFVVLGLGVLISTISQTTGQAIQAAFMILMPQILLSGMIFPLDAMAAGVRWIGYLLPLTYFTIISQGIMLRGASIDSLWSSFLILTVMAVVVFTAATLRFRRDLAPGGHHDNDDDGAPAPSTDASAVAS is encoded by the coding sequence ATGAAGGCGATGATCATCAAGGAGTTCCGCGAGCTCGTCCGTGATCGGCGGACGTTGGCGATGCTGGTGGTGTTGCCGCTGCTGTTGCTGGTGATCTTCGGCTACGCCGCCAACTTCACCGTCTCCTCCGTCGACACCGCCGTGGTCGGCCCGCAGGCCGAACAGGTCGCGGGCCAGTTGCCGGACTACTTCGACGTCACGACCGTCGAGGTCGACGACACTGAGTCAGACGCGGAGGAGATGCTGGTCGACAACGACGTCGACGTGGCGATCGTGACCGGTGAGATGCCGGCAACCGCGCTGGTGGACGGGTCGAACCTGTTCGCCGCCCAGTCGAGCGTGGCGGTGTTGAGCCAGGCCGGCGACAACGTCACCATCGACATCTTGTTCAACCCGGACCTGACGACGTCGTGGGTGATGGTCCCGGCGATCATCGGGTTGATCCTCACCTTCATCGGCACGATCATCACCTCGATCGGCCTCGTGCGCGAACGCGAGGCCGGCACGTTGGAGCAGTTGGCGGTGATGCCGATCCGGCCCTCGACGGTGATCTTCGGCAAGATCAGCCCGTACTTCTTGCTCGCCGGTCTGGACATGATCGTCGTGACGGTGCTCGGTGTGCTGTTGTTCGACGTCCCCTTCGTCGGCAACGTCGCCCTGTTCGCGATCGGTGCGGCGATCTTCTTGTTCGTGGTCCTCGGACTCGGGGTGCTGATCTCCACGATCTCCCAGACGACCGGGCAGGCGATTCAGGCGGCGTTCATGATCCTGATGCCCCAGATCCTCTTGTCGGGGATGATCTTCCCGCTCGACGCGATGGCGGCCGGGGTCCGTTGGATCGGCTACCTGCTGCCCCTTACCTACTTCACGATCATCTCCCAAGGGATCATGTTGCGCGGCGCCTCGATCGACTCGCTGTGGTCGTCGTTCCTGATCCTCACCGTGATGGCCGTCGTCGTGTTCACCGCCGCCACCCTGCGCTTCCGTCGCGACCTCGCCCCCGGCGGACACCACGACAACGACGACGATGGTGCGCCGGCACCGTCGACCGACGCGTCGGCGGTGGCGTCGTGA
- a CDS encoding SixA phosphatase family protein — MRRLVLVRHAKSAWDDESLDDHDRPLAPRGQRALEPMRTHVAALDLPTLVVLCSTARRAESTFAGFRSSLPDDAAVEHDRGVYDDDARSLLERIRRRGAHHASLIVVGHNPTLQDLACGLVRDGDPADRDQLTRKLPTGAIVSMSFDGDWADLDIGSARLDSVFMPRRPRG; from the coding sequence GTGCGTCGGCTCGTGCTCGTCCGGCACGCGAAGTCGGCGTGGGACGACGAGTCGCTCGACGACCACGACCGCCCGCTCGCTCCTCGGGGCCAGCGCGCCCTCGAACCGATGCGGACCCACGTCGCCGCCCTCGATCTGCCCACCCTCGTCGTGCTGTGTTCGACGGCCCGACGGGCCGAGTCGACGTTCGCCGGCTTCCGCTCGTCGCTGCCGGACGACGCAGCGGTCGAACACGACCGTGGCGTCTACGACGACGACGCCCGGTCACTCCTGGAGCGGATCCGTCGGCGTGGTGCCCACCACGCCTCGTTGATCGTCGTCGGCCACAACCCGACGCTGCAGGACCTGGCGTGCGGGCTCGTCCGCGACGGGGACCCCGCCGACCGCGACCAGCTAACGCGCAAGCTCCCCACCGGCGCGATCGTCTCGATGTCGTTCGACGGCGACTGGGCCGACCTCGACATCGGGTCGGCGAGGCTCGACAGCGTGTTCATGCCTCGCCGCCCCCGTGGCTGA
- a CDS encoding AbrB/MazE/SpoVT family DNA-binding domain-containing protein, translated as MGNVKERRRGATTISSKNQITIPAAELRAAGLEAGERLVARADGPGRVVLEREEDVVSEFAGALSGVYADRELDSLRDEWD; from the coding sequence GTGGGGAATGTAAAGGAACGACGTCGGGGCGCCACGACCATCAGCTCCAAGAACCAGATCACCATCCCCGCTGCGGAGCTTCGCGCCGCCGGACTGGAAGCCGGCGAGCGCCTCGTCGCCCGCGCCGATGGTCCGGGACGCGTCGTCCTCGAGCGCGAAGAAGACGTCGTCTCTGAGTTCGCTGGCGCACTGAGTGGCGTGTACGCCGATCGTGAGCTCGATTCCCTGCGCGACGAATGGGACTGA
- a CDS encoding enoyl-CoA hydratase/isomerase family protein — protein sequence MGDTVLIDHPADGVTRLTLNRPDDMNTINLELVTDMHEALDAVDADHDCRAVILTGAGRAFCAGLDLKGYGVVPGTEEFGHAQRGFAVQQHIAEVVHRIRGVRQPVIAAINGAAAGGGLAWALACDIRYCADTAKFGTAFIRLGISGCDMGVSWLLPRLIGASRAWELILTGRVFDAEEADRLGIVSRSVPADELVDRCMGVAEEIRGNSPFGTWMTKEVLWANLEIPSLTAGMDIENRNQIMTSLTDDSKEAMQSFLAKRPVAWKNR from the coding sequence ATGGGAGACACCGTCCTGATCGACCACCCGGCCGATGGCGTCACGCGGTTGACGCTGAACCGGCCCGACGACATGAACACGATCAACCTCGAGTTGGTCACCGATATGCACGAGGCACTCGACGCTGTCGATGCCGATCACGACTGCCGAGCGGTGATCCTCACCGGTGCCGGGCGTGCGTTCTGCGCCGGACTCGACTTGAAGGGCTATGGCGTGGTGCCGGGAACCGAGGAGTTCGGACACGCCCAGCGCGGCTTCGCCGTCCAGCAGCACATCGCCGAGGTGGTGCATCGCATCCGTGGTGTTCGTCAGCCGGTGATCGCCGCGATCAACGGCGCAGCCGCCGGCGGGGGACTGGCGTGGGCGCTGGCCTGCGACATCCGCTACTGCGCCGACACCGCCAAGTTCGGCACCGCCTTCATCCGGCTCGGCATCTCCGGCTGCGACATGGGCGTGAGCTGGCTGCTGCCCCGCCTGATCGGTGCCTCACGGGCATGGGAGCTCATCCTGACCGGCCGGGTGTTCGACGCAGAGGAGGCCGATCGGCTCGGCATCGTCAGCCGGTCGGTGCCGGCCGACGAGCTCGTCGATCGTTGCATGGGCGTCGCCGAGGAGATCCGGGGCAACAGTCCGTTCGGCACGTGGATGACGAAGGAGGTGCTCTGGGCCAACCTCGAGATCCCCAGCCTCACTGCCGGCATGGACATCGAGAACCGCAACCAGATCATGACCAGTCTCACCGACGACTCGAAGGAAGCGATGCAGAGCTTCCTCGCCAAACGCCCCGTCGCCTGGAAGAACCGCTGA
- the aguB gene encoding N-carbamoylputrescine amidase — MTTLAAIQMAMTDSVDDNVATAERLVRDAARQGANIVLIPELFEGPYFCIDQLPEHFGRALPIEGHPTVEHFRAVARDLEVVLPISVYELAGQATFNTVVIVDADGSVLGTYRKSHIPDGPGYTEKYYFNPGDTGFRVWPTRFGTIGVAICWDQWFPEAARAMALQGAEFLFYPTAIGTEPPDPTWDSAGHWQRVMQGHAGANLTPLVAANRIGHEVGRGDDTLGRREITFNGSSFIADPTGAKVAEADRTSEAVLTATFDRDELKEMRHSWGLFRDRRPDLYGPLLTLDGSSGRRSGSL, encoded by the coding sequence GTGACGACCCTCGCAGCGATCCAGATGGCGATGACCGACTCGGTCGACGACAACGTGGCGACCGCCGAACGCCTCGTGCGCGATGCCGCCCGTCAGGGCGCGAACATCGTGCTCATCCCCGAGCTGTTCGAGGGACCCTACTTCTGCATCGACCAGCTCCCCGAGCACTTCGGGCGAGCCCTGCCGATCGAGGGACACCCGACGGTGGAACACTTCCGGGCCGTCGCACGCGACCTCGAAGTGGTCCTGCCGATCAGTGTGTACGAACTCGCCGGCCAGGCGACGTTCAACACGGTGGTGATCGTCGACGCCGACGGTTCGGTACTCGGCACCTACCGCAAGAGCCACATTCCCGATGGTCCCGGATACACCGAGAAGTACTACTTCAACCCTGGCGACACGGGCTTCCGGGTGTGGCCGACCCGCTTCGGCACGATCGGCGTCGCCATCTGCTGGGATCAGTGGTTCCCCGAAGCCGCTCGGGCCATGGCGCTGCAGGGCGCCGAGTTCCTCTTCTATCCGACGGCGATCGGCACCGAACCGCCCGACCCGACCTGGGACTCGGCCGGTCACTGGCAGCGGGTCATGCAGGGACATGCCGGTGCCAACCTGACCCCGCTCGTCGCGGCCAACCGCATCGGCCACGAGGTCGGACGCGGCGACGACACGCTCGGCCGACGCGAGATCACGTTCAACGGCTCGTCGTTCATCGCCGATCCGACCGGTGCCAAGGTCGCCGAGGCCGACCGCACGAGCGAGGCGGTGCTCACCGCGACGTTCGACCGCGACGAACTCAAGGAGATGCGGCACTCGTGGGGCCTGTTCCGCGACCGCCGCCCCGACCTCTACGGCCCGCTGCTCACCCTCGACGGGAGCTCCGGCCGACGGAGCGGTTCGCTGTGA
- a CDS encoding type II toxin-antitoxin system VapC family toxin, translating into MGLIHLDAGVVIGLLDSNDAHHSAATTALTAAQRAGDRLAMAASAFAECLVGPSRRGTRAVAVVQDLFDRLPIDVVDLDADTALAAADLCARHRSLRLPDALVLATAARRSVDELITTDRKWPTARKLRLDFAITLL; encoded by the coding sequence ATGGGACTGATCCATCTCGACGCCGGCGTCGTGATCGGGCTCCTCGATTCGAACGACGCCCACCACAGCGCAGCGACTACCGCGCTCACTGCCGCTCAGCGCGCCGGGGACCGGCTGGCGATGGCTGCGTCAGCGTTCGCCGAATGTCTCGTCGGACCGTCACGACGTGGAACCCGAGCCGTCGCTGTTGTACAGGACCTGTTCGACCGCCTCCCGATCGACGTTGTCGACCTCGACGCCGACACGGCGCTCGCCGCGGCCGACCTGTGTGCACGACACCGGTCGCTGCGACTCCCCGATGCGCTGGTCCTCGCGACCGCAGCACGACGGTCAGTCGACGAACTGATCACGACCGATCGCAAGTGGCCCACGGCGCGCAAGCTCAGACTCGACTTCGCGATCACGCTCCTCTGA
- a CDS encoding TetR family transcriptional regulator, whose translation MGDATTPTSPQQPKPIGRRPGSVDTRGHIATIARRHFGERGYDNATLRAIAADADVDPALITHYFGTKRQLFAEVVEPPVDPDTIITALAEVPPDELGERLAELVVGLLDDPTYGATFTALLRTAANNPDIAVMLGDRIKHSILLPLAEQLDTDRPQLRATLTATQTLGLVVAHQIIQLDTLTHIDRRELIALVAPTLQRYLTGPL comes from the coding sequence ATGGGCGACGCGACCACCCCGACATCGCCACAGCAACCCAAACCCATCGGACGCCGACCCGGCTCGGTCGACACCCGCGGCCACATCGCCACCATCGCCCGACGCCACTTCGGAGAACGCGGCTACGACAACGCCACCCTGCGAGCGATCGCCGCCGACGCCGACGTCGACCCCGCCCTCATCACCCACTACTTCGGCACCAAACGCCAACTCTTCGCCGAAGTCGTCGAGCCGCCCGTCGACCCCGACACCATCATCACGGCGCTCGCCGAGGTGCCACCGGATGAGCTCGGTGAACGCCTCGCCGAACTCGTCGTCGGACTCCTCGACGACCCCACCTACGGGGCCACCTTCACCGCGCTGCTCCGCACCGCCGCCAACAACCCAGACATCGCCGTCATGCTCGGCGACCGCATCAAACACAGCATCCTGCTCCCACTCGCCGAACAACTCGACACCGACCGCCCCCAGCTCCGAGCCACCCTCACCGCCACCCAAACCCTCGGCCTCGTCGTCGCCCACCAGATCATCCAACTCGACACCCTCACCCACATCGACCGCCGAGAACTGATCGCCCTCGTCGCCCCCACCCTCCAGCGCTACCTCACCGGACCGCTCTGA
- a CDS encoding agmatine deiminase family protein, translated as MTARMPGEFGPHERTVICWPTRTELYPGERLDEARDAHAELARAIAAFEPVTMIAPPGAGDDATERCGGNVEVVEIPIDDSWFRDSGPIYVADDDGSRTAVDFAFNAWGEKFPPWDDDAAVARRWAEHAGHDVRSVDLVFEGGSISTDGEGSFVTTIQCLMHPNRNPSKTQREIEAVMAEALGAESVLWLPHGLALDDDTDGHVDNVAAFARPGVLVVQGCDDPAEPDHLLMDVNRRIADGWVDARGRTVEVVEVPVLPFRERDGERVPVPYLNYYVGNGFVAVPVCGHAADDDMIAIIAEQYPGRETFGLDIGEILALGGGGIHCITQQIPAV; from the coding sequence GTGACGGCGCGCATGCCGGGGGAGTTCGGTCCTCACGAACGGACGGTCATCTGTTGGCCGACCCGCACCGAGTTGTATCCGGGCGAGCGTCTCGACGAGGCCCGTGACGCACACGCCGAGCTCGCGCGGGCGATCGCCGCGTTCGAACCGGTCACGATGATCGCCCCACCCGGCGCCGGCGACGACGCGACCGAACGGTGCGGGGGCAACGTCGAGGTGGTCGAGATCCCGATCGACGATTCGTGGTTCCGCGACAGCGGTCCGATCTACGTCGCCGACGACGACGGTTCGCGCACCGCGGTCGACTTCGCGTTCAACGCGTGGGGCGAGAAGTTCCCGCCGTGGGACGACGACGCCGCCGTCGCTCGGCGCTGGGCGGAGCACGCCGGGCACGACGTGCGGAGCGTCGACCTCGTGTTCGAGGGCGGGTCCATCTCGACCGACGGTGAGGGATCGTTCGTCACGACGATCCAGTGCCTGATGCACCCGAACCGCAACCCGTCGAAGACCCAGCGCGAGATCGAGGCCGTGATGGCGGAAGCACTCGGCGCCGAGTCGGTCTTGTGGCTGCCGCACGGTCTGGCGCTCGACGACGACACCGACGGCCACGTCGACAATGTCGCAGCGTTCGCCCGCCCCGGCGTGCTCGTCGTGCAGGGATGCGACGACCCGGCCGAGCCCGACCACCTCTTGATGGACGTCAACCGCCGCATCGCCGACGGTTGGGTCGACGCCCGCGGCCGTACCGTCGAGGTCGTGGAGGTGCCGGTGCTGCCGTTCCGGGAGCGTGACGGCGAGCGCGTCCCGGTCCCGTATCTGAACTACTACGTCGGCAACGGTTTCGTCGCTGTGCCCGTGTGTGGCCACGCGGCCGACGACGACATGATCGCGATCATCGCCGAGCAGTACCCCGGCCGTGAGACGTTCGGGCTCGACATCGGTGAGATCCTGGCGCTCGGCGGTGGCGGCATCCACTGCATCACCCAACAGATCCCGGCGGTCTGA
- a CDS encoding ABC transporter ATP-binding protein, whose protein sequence is MTFGVNNATVTFGGVTALDDVTVDVPARTVVALVGGDGAGKTTLLRALVREVALDSGEVRAPDKPCLGFLPASSGSWASLTVAQNIDFAGGVYGLTGDALDTRRSELLGAADLTDAADRLASQLSGGMRRKLGFCMAIVHQPDLLVLDEPSTGVDPVSRIDLWRLIASAAAGGTAVIMSTTYLDEAERAGQLHVLDAGHILTEGTYQQVRDHFDGTVTRGTPSRPEWSWRRGHHRHEYWPDNDPPPTAEVVDPDLEDIVIALSLARTTPAGTPT, encoded by the coding sequence GTGACGTTCGGGGTCAATAACGCCACCGTCACCTTCGGTGGTGTGACCGCGCTCGACGACGTCACCGTCGACGTCCCCGCCAGGACCGTTGTCGCATTGGTCGGTGGCGACGGCGCCGGCAAGACGACCCTGCTGCGCGCCCTCGTCCGCGAGGTTGCGCTCGACTCCGGTGAGGTGCGCGCCCCGGACAAGCCTTGCCTCGGGTTCCTCCCGGCGTCGTCGGGCAGTTGGGCGTCGCTCACCGTCGCCCAGAACATCGACTTCGCCGGCGGCGTCTACGGACTCACCGGCGACGCTCTCGACACCCGCCGCAGCGAGCTGCTGGGCGCGGCCGATCTCACCGATGCTGCCGACCGTCTCGCCTCACAGCTCTCCGGGGGGATGCGCCGCAAACTCGGGTTCTGCATGGCCATCGTCCACCAGCCCGACCTGCTCGTGCTCGACGAACCGAGCACCGGCGTCGATCCCGTCAGCCGCATCGACCTGTGGCGGCTCATCGCCTCCGCCGCTGCCGGCGGCACCGCCGTGATCATGTCCACTACCTACCTCGACGAAGCCGAACGCGCCGGCCAACTCCACGTCCTCGACGCCGGCCACATCCTCACCGAAGGCACCTACCAACAGGTCCGCGATCACTTCGACGGCACCGTCACCCGCGGTACGCCCAGCCGACCCGAATGGTCATGGCGCCGAGGCCACCACCGCCACGAATACTGGCCCGACAACGACCCACCCCCGACAGCAGAAGTCGTCGACCCCGACCTCGAAGACATCGTCATCGCCCTGTCCCTCGCCCGCACCACACCAGCCGGCACCCCGACATGA
- a CDS encoding winged helix DNA-binding domain-containing protein, protein MEISVEERRRRLAVRHLLTPNARVDTVDQVAEALVALHSSDPVTVYLSAALRLRQPSIDTVDRALYDDRRLLRHHAMRRTLWAMTPATTVAAHAGFTRKIAAAERRRTGKLFGLDETGIDDAIERVTTAVHEHGGPISTRAVGEILPDLAEPRPVNQGTNYGGTMAVHTRALLVAAFEGHIARGRPAGTWIASQYDWWPVESWVGRRLDDQDDHDELAGAAAVIGAWLATSGPATLDDLVWWTGSTKTLVRRSLEQIEAVEVVTNDGRTDVTGYVLPDDALDGITGADPGPWVALLPGLDPTAMGWKQRAWYLDDETNARVTDRNGNIGPTVWVDGSVVGGWAQRPDGTIVHDVELATLGGVHHDLLDAEIDRLRALVGDTRFTPRFPSPNQKQLLA, encoded by the coding sequence GTGGAGATCTCGGTCGAGGAGCGACGGCGGCGGCTGGCGGTGCGGCACCTGCTCACGCCGAACGCTCGGGTCGACACCGTCGACCAGGTCGCCGAGGCACTGGTGGCCCTCCACTCCTCCGACCCGGTGACGGTGTACCTGTCGGCGGCGCTCCGTCTCCGTCAGCCCTCGATCGACACAGTCGACCGAGCGCTCTACGACGACCGGCGACTGCTGCGCCACCACGCGATGCGCCGCACCCTCTGGGCGATGACTCCGGCGACGACGGTCGCCGCCCACGCCGGATTCACCCGCAAGATCGCCGCCGCCGAACGACGACGGACCGGCAAGCTGTTCGGCCTCGACGAGACCGGCATCGACGACGCCATCGAGCGGGTGACGACCGCCGTGCATGAACACGGCGGGCCGATCAGCACCCGTGCGGTCGGAGAGATCCTTCCCGACCTGGCCGAACCGCGGCCCGTCAACCAGGGCACCAACTACGGCGGCACGATGGCCGTCCACACCCGAGCACTGCTCGTCGCCGCGTTCGAGGGGCACATCGCGCGAGGACGGCCCGCCGGCACCTGGATCGCATCGCAGTACGACTGGTGGCCGGTCGAATCGTGGGTCGGACGACGCCTCGACGACCAGGACGACCACGACGAGCTCGCCGGAGCAGCCGCGGTGATCGGAGCGTGGCTCGCCACGTCCGGACCTGCCACGCTCGACGATCTCGTGTGGTGGACCGGGTCGACCAAGACGCTCGTCCGCCGTTCACTCGAGCAGATCGAGGCCGTCGAGGTCGTGACGAACGACGGACGGACCGACGTCACCGGCTACGTCCTCCCGGACGACGCGCTCGACGGGATCACCGGCGCCGACCCCGGACCGTGGGTCGCTCTCCTCCCGGGGCTCGATCCGACGGCCATGGGGTGGAAGCAGCGGGCGTGGTACCTCGACGACGAGACCAACGCCCGCGTGACCGACCGGAACGGCAACATCGGCCCGACCGTGTGGGTCGACGGCAGCGTCGTCGGCGGCTGGGCGCAGCGACCCGACGGCACGATCGTCCACGACGTCGAGCTGGCAACGCTCGGTGGCGTCCACCACGACCTCCTCGACGCCGAGATCGATCGACTCCGAGCCCTGGTCGGCGACACGCGGTTCACGCCACGTTTCCCGAGCCCCAACCAGAAGCAACTGCTCGCCTGA
- a CDS encoding heme-dependent oxidative N-demethylase family protein — MATIAEPPYRPWLQRGFVVDGEFRWRLGTRPLDLDDWIEFDVDGADWVAEKADVMRHHADTAFAAIDGIEPDCQEIADALVDHLVRTAPERTDSTQLDPSLHPLDAAARLVPDDLVVMVERDGELVFGGGSVCFPNRWDLRSKLGRSMAAVHAPVAQLNEQLEQAVDSFFDRLEPDRSFWRLGWGILDTADGYAPIDGTAAPRPAHPTIDDLHVRVERETLRRFPVHRSVLFTIRTYVTPLATVLDDADDRHAIARIVDAMPDDVRDYKDLSATIRTHLVG; from the coding sequence ATGGCGACGATCGCGGAGCCCCCGTACCGGCCGTGGCTCCAACGCGGGTTCGTGGTCGACGGCGAGTTCCGCTGGCGGCTCGGCACCCGCCCACTCGACCTCGACGACTGGATCGAGTTCGACGTCGACGGTGCCGACTGGGTGGCCGAGAAGGCCGACGTGATGCGACACCACGCCGACACCGCGTTCGCTGCGATCGACGGGATCGAACCCGACTGCCAGGAGATCGCCGACGCCCTCGTCGACCACCTCGTCCGAACCGCACCCGAACGGACCGATTCGACGCAGCTCGACCCATCGCTGCACCCGCTCGATGCAGCGGCTCGGCTGGTGCCCGACGATCTCGTCGTGATGGTCGAGCGCGACGGCGAGCTGGTGTTCGGCGGCGGTTCGGTGTGCTTCCCGAACCGGTGGGATCTCCGATCGAAACTGGGCCGATCGATGGCCGCCGTCCACGCACCGGTCGCACAGCTCAACGAGCAACTCGAGCAGGCGGTCGACTCCTTCTTCGATCGGCTCGAACCCGACCGATCGTTCTGGCGTCTCGGCTGGGGCATCCTCGATACGGCCGACGGCTACGCGCCCATCGACGGCACGGCTGCGCCACGTCCGGCCCATCCGACGATCGACGACCTGCACGTACGGGTCGAACGCGAGACGCTCCGGCGGTTCCCCGTCCACCGGTCGGTCCTGTTCACGATCCGCACCTACGTCACCCCGCTGGCGACCGTGCTCGACGACGCCGACGACCGCCACGCGATCGCCCGCATCGTCGACGCCATGCCCGACGACGTCCGCGACTACAAAGACCTCTCCGCCACCATCCGCACCCACCTGGTCGGTTGA
- a CDS encoding ABC transporter ATP-binding protein: MSGTSLVQADAVTRRFGNFTAVDQVTMHVAPGEVVGLLGANGAGKTTLIRMLLGVLATSDGHVTLLGGHPNRQRRSRLGYVPQNLGLYRDLTVTENFDFIAGSYGVTPPPVPDELADYRDTLVGAMPLGAQRQAAFAAALAHHPELLLLDEPTSGVDALARARLWDTIRAQSDNGVGVLVSTHYMQEAQECDRLLLMSHGELVAQGTETDIIGNTTAAVVHTDNWADAFAALNAAGTAVILDGRTVRVADTTPADVEHILDTAGIHHHIEPAPATIEERMLILART; the protein is encoded by the coding sequence ATGAGTGGAACTTCACTCGTGCAGGCCGACGCCGTCACCCGACGATTCGGCAACTTCACCGCCGTCGACCAAGTGACGATGCACGTCGCCCCCGGCGAAGTCGTCGGACTGCTCGGCGCCAACGGCGCCGGCAAGACCACCCTCATCCGCATGCTCCTCGGCGTCCTCGCCACCAGCGACGGCCACGTCACCCTCCTCGGCGGACACCCCAACCGACAACGACGCAGCCGACTCGGCTACGTCCCCCAGAACCTCGGCCTCTACCGCGACCTCACCGTCACCGAGAACTTCGACTTCATCGCCGGCTCCTATGGCGTGACCCCACCACCCGTCCCCGACGAACTCGCCGACTACCGCGACACCCTCGTGGGCGCGATGCCACTCGGCGCCCAACGCCAAGCCGCGTTCGCCGCCGCCCTCGCCCACCACCCCGAACTCCTCCTCCTCGACGAACCCACCTCCGGCGTCGACGCCCTCGCCCGAGCCCGCCTGTGGGACACCATCCGCGCCCAATCCGACAACGGCGTCGGCGTCCTCGTCTCCACCCACTACATGCAAGAAGCCCAAGAATGCGACCGGCTCCTGCTCATGTCCCACGGTGAGCTCGTCGCACAGGGCACCGAAACCGACATCATCGGCAACACCACAGCGGCCGTCGTTCACACCGACAACTGGGCCGACGCCTTCGCCGCACTCAACGCCGCCGGCACCGCCGTCATCCTCGACGGACGCACCGTCCGCGTCGCCGACACCACCCCCGCCGACGTCGAACACATCCTCGACACCGCCGGCATCCACCACCACATCGAACCCGCACCCGCCACCATCGAAGAACGCATGCTCATCCTCGCCCGCACATAA
- a CDS encoding GNAT family N-acetyltransferase translates to MTTTTEYDTLVEQTGTIVERSPGSSRLRVRAATPEDAPAMCTILEGDQVLDGTLRIPHTTEASTTESLRQHANQQVLVAVDGDEVVGMLVLVTHLEAPRFHHVAHIDLVATHEDHRHRGVASLLIRSVIDMAEQWMAIERLELIVFAGNEGAIRLYRRLGFEHEGTMRSYAFARGRYTDAHIMARLTSTNRPSTTS, encoded by the coding sequence ATGACCACGACGACCGAATACGACACCCTCGTCGAACAGACCGGCACCATCGTCGAACGATCCCCCGGGTCCAGTCGGCTGCGAGTGCGTGCCGCCACGCCCGAGGATGCGCCCGCGATGTGCACCATCCTCGAGGGCGACCAGGTCCTCGACGGAACCCTGCGCATCCCGCACACGACCGAGGCCTCGACGACCGAGTCGCTCCGGCAACACGCCAACCAGCAGGTGCTCGTCGCCGTCGACGGCGACGAGGTCGTCGGCATGCTGGTGCTGGTCACCCACCTCGAGGCCCCGCGCTTCCACCACGTGGCCCACATCGATCTGGTCGCCACCCACGAGGACCACCGGCATCGAGGTGTCGCATCGCTCCTCATCCGCTCGGTGATCGACATGGCCGAGCAGTGGATGGCGATCGAGCGACTGGAACTGATCGTGTTCGCCGGAAACGAGGGGGCGATCCGTCTGTACCGCCGGCTCGGCTTCGAACACGAGGGAACGATGCGGTCGTACGCCTTTGCGCGCGGCCGCTACACCGACGCACACATCATGGCCCGACTGACGTCGACGAACCGGCCATCGACCACATCGTGA